A genomic stretch from Bradyrhizobium quebecense includes:
- a CDS encoding ABC transporter permease gives MSEIVSHQRRGISLQRINAMVLRYWYLLMSSWPRLLELVYWPALQIITWGFLQNYISQASGFFAKAGGTLIGAVILWDILFRGQLGFSISFLEEMWARNLGNLMMSPLKPIEFLLSLMIMSLIRLAIGVIPMTLLALFFFGFNFYAIGLPLIAFFCNLIFTSWSVGVFASGLVLRNGLGAESIVWTLMFAVMPLACIYYPVDVLPVWLQYVAWTLPPTYVFEGMRSLLIDHVFRADLMAWALVINAILFVASFAVFLALLQSAKRNGSLLGGGE, from the coding sequence ATGAGCGAGATCGTCAGCCATCAGCGGCGCGGCATTTCACTGCAACGCATCAACGCGATGGTGCTGCGCTATTGGTATCTCTTGATGTCGTCATGGCCGCGGCTGCTGGAACTGGTCTACTGGCCGGCCTTGCAGATCATCACCTGGGGCTTCCTGCAGAACTACATCTCGCAGGCATCCGGCTTCTTCGCCAAGGCGGGCGGCACGCTGATCGGTGCCGTGATCCTGTGGGACATTCTGTTTCGCGGCCAGCTCGGCTTCTCCATCTCGTTCCTGGAAGAGATGTGGGCGCGCAATCTCGGCAACCTGATGATGAGCCCGCTGAAGCCGATCGAATTCCTGCTCTCGCTGATGATCATGAGCCTGATCCGGCTCGCCATCGGCGTGATCCCGATGACGCTGCTGGCGCTGTTCTTTTTCGGCTTCAATTTCTACGCCATCGGGCTGCCGCTGATCGCGTTCTTCTGCAATCTGATCTTCACGAGCTGGTCGGTCGGCGTGTTCGCCTCGGGGCTCGTGCTGCGCAACGGGCTCGGCGCGGAGAGCATCGTCTGGACGCTGATGTTCGCGGTGATGCCGCTCGCCTGCATCTACTATCCGGTCGACGTGCTGCCGGTCTGGCTACAGTATGTCGCCTGGACGTTGCCGCCGACCTATGTGTTCGAAGGCATGCGGTCGCTCCTGATCGATCACGTCTTCCGTGCCGACCTGATGGCCTGGGCGCTGGTCATCAACGCCATCCTGTTCGTTGCCTCTTTTGCGGTCTTCCTTGCCCTTTTGCAGAGCGCCAAGCGCAACGGATCGCTGCTCGGGGGTGGTGAATAA
- a CDS encoding ActS/PrrB/RegB family redox-sensitive histidine kinase → MTDFASDFRQPRRYVRLDTILRLRWLAALGQLVAIFIVAQGLEFDVPIVPCVIIVTFSALLNLALQVAFNPMQRLEPVYAAALLAFNIVELGGLLYFTGGLQNPFSFLFLAPVLISATVLPIRLTIALGCLAVACASALFFYHLPLPWDGDDPLVLPPIYLIGVWLSILLAIGVTSLYAFQVTEEARQLSDALAATELILTREQHLTQLDGLAAAAAHELGTPLSTIFLISRELEKTVHDPAIADDLKTLREQAQRCRDILSKIAQLSSSGAPFDTMKLSTLIEEAVAPHRDFGINIKVRLAVAATREPVAARNPAILYGVGNILENAVDFAHQTVEVNAWWNAETIEIVVSDDGPGIAPDMLKRIGEPYLSRRRGADEAQNARGGLGLGVFIARTLLERTGAKVSFTNRTFPDHGAVVQIVWPRERFEEATPADENEA, encoded by the coding sequence ATGACCGACTTCGCTTCGGATTTCCGCCAACCTCGCCGCTATGTCCGCCTGGATACGATCCTGCGGCTGCGCTGGCTCGCCGCGCTGGGCCAGCTCGTCGCGATCTTCATCGTGGCCCAGGGACTGGAATTCGACGTTCCGATCGTCCCCTGCGTCATCATTGTGACCTTCTCGGCGCTGCTCAACCTGGCGCTGCAGGTCGCGTTCAACCCGATGCAGCGGCTGGAGCCGGTCTATGCCGCGGCCCTGCTCGCCTTCAACATCGTCGAGCTCGGCGGTCTGCTGTACTTCACCGGGGGCTTGCAGAACCCATTCTCGTTCCTGTTCCTGGCGCCGGTCCTGATCTCGGCCACCGTGTTGCCGATCCGCCTGACGATCGCGCTCGGCTGCCTTGCGGTCGCCTGCGCCTCGGCGCTGTTCTTCTACCATCTGCCGCTGCCTTGGGATGGTGACGACCCGCTGGTGCTGCCGCCGATCTATCTGATCGGCGTCTGGCTCTCGATCCTGCTCGCGATCGGCGTCACCAGCCTTTACGCATTCCAGGTGACGGAGGAGGCCCGCCAGCTCTCCGACGCGCTTGCCGCGACCGAGCTGATCCTGACGCGCGAGCAGCATCTGACCCAGCTCGACGGTCTCGCCGCCGCCGCCGCGCATGAACTCGGCACGCCACTGTCGACGATCTTCCTGATCTCGCGCGAGCTCGAGAAGACGGTGCACGACCCGGCGATCGCCGACGACCTCAAGACCCTGCGCGAGCAGGCGCAGCGCTGCCGCGACATCCTGAGCAAGATCGCGCAATTGTCATCAAGCGGCGCGCCGTTCGACACCATGAAGCTGTCGACCCTGATCGAGGAGGCGGTGGCGCCGCATCGCGATTTCGGCATCAACATCAAGGTGCGGCTTGCTGTCGCAGCAACGCGCGAACCGGTCGCCGCGCGCAATCCCGCGATCCTTTATGGCGTCGGAAACATTCTCGAAAATGCGGTCGATTTCGCGCACCAGACCGTCGAGGTGAACGCGTGGTGGAACGCCGAAACCATCGAGATCGTCGTTTCCGACGACGGCCCGGGCATCGCACCCGACATGCTGAAACGGATCGGCGAGCCGTATTTGTCGCGCCGCCGGGGCGCAGACGAGGCCCAAAACGCGCGTGGCGGCCTGGGCTTGGGCGTTTTCATCGCAAGAACGCTGCTGGAACGCACCGGAGCCAAGGTGTCGTTTACCAATCGCACCTTCCCCGATCACGGCGCCGTGGTGCAGATCGTCTGGCCCCGAGAGCGTTTCGAAGAAGCCACGCCGGCCGACGAAAACGAAGCCTAA
- a CDS encoding ActR/PrrA/RegA family redox response regulator transcription factor, whose amino-acid sequence MNAITELNDHADRSLLIVEDDKPFLERLSRAMETRGFAVKSCDTVSDGLAEIGRAAPAFAVVDLRLGDGNGLDVVSALKRKRPEARAIVLTGYGNIATAVTAVKMGAVDYLSKPADADDVVAALLATGTEKSELPANPMSADRVRWEHIQRIYEMCNRNVSETARRLNMHRRTLQRILAKRAPR is encoded by the coding sequence GTGAACGCCATCACTGAACTGAATGACCATGCCGACCGCTCGCTCCTCATCGTCGAGGACGACAAGCCGTTCCTGGAACGCCTGTCGCGCGCGATGGAGACGCGGGGTTTCGCGGTGAAGTCATGCGACACGGTGTCCGATGGTCTCGCTGAGATCGGCCGCGCCGCGCCCGCTTTTGCGGTCGTTGACCTCCGCCTTGGCGACGGCAACGGCCTCGACGTCGTCTCCGCGTTGAAGCGCAAGCGCCCCGAGGCGCGCGCGATCGTGCTGACCGGCTACGGCAACATCGCGACCGCCGTGACCGCGGTGAAGATGGGCGCCGTCGACTATCTCTCGAAGCCCGCCGACGCCGATGACGTCGTCGCTGCGCTGCTCGCCACCGGCACCGAGAAGTCCGAACTGCCGGCCAATCCGATGTCGGCGGACCGCGTGCGCTGGGAGCACATCCAGCGCATCTACGAGATGTGCAACCGCAACGTCTCGGAGACCGCGCGCCGCCTCAACATGCACCGCCGGACCCTGCAGCGCATCCTCGCCAAGCGTGCGCCGCGCTAA
- a CDS encoding IS110 family transposase, producing MEAIYVGIDVSKDRLDVHVRPGEEAFAVARDGKGLEELVARLQAISPVLIAVEATGGFETIVAAALAGAQLPLVVVNPAQIRHFAQAVGQRAKTDPIDAAVIARFVEAVKPEPRAMPDQEARLLAELVSRRRQIIEMIVAERQREKRAENVRVRKSLARHIKVLEKELPEIDNDIDTLVRGSPVWRAKEELLVSFPGVSNTLARTFLAEVPELGTLNRRQIASLAGLAPFTRQSGRWKGKSMIGGGRAKLRAGLYMAALSASRYHPQLKVFYRRLVTAGKPKMVALIAVARKVLTTLNAMLRDQKPWQPA from the coding sequence ATGGAAGCGATCTATGTTGGCATTGATGTGTCGAAGGACCGGTTGGACGTGCATGTCCGTCCGGGCGAGGAAGCCTTTGCCGTGGCGCGTGACGGCAAAGGCTTGGAAGAGCTCGTTGCGCGCTTGCAGGCGATCTCGCCGGTGCTGATTGCGGTAGAGGCAACTGGCGGCTTCGAGACGATCGTTGCTGCTGCGCTGGCCGGCGCCCAGCTGCCGCTGGTGGTGGTCAACCCGGCCCAAATCCGGCACTTCGCGCAGGCGGTTGGTCAGCGTGCCAAGACGGACCCGATCGATGCGGCGGTGATCGCGCGGTTTGTCGAGGCCGTGAAGCCGGAGCCACGTGCCATGCCGGATCAGGAAGCTCGGCTGCTGGCTGAGCTGGTCAGCCGCCGACGGCAGATCATCGAGATGATCGTTGCCGAGCGTCAGCGCGAGAAGCGCGCCGAGAACGTCCGCGTCCGCAAGAGCCTTGCCCGCCATATCAAGGTCCTCGAGAAGGAGCTGCCGGAGATCGACAACGACATCGACACGCTGGTGCGCGGCTCGCCAGTCTGGCGCGCCAAGGAGGAGCTGCTGGTCAGCTTTCCTGGTGTGAGCAACACCCTCGCGCGGACCTTCCTTGCCGAGGTGCCGGAGCTCGGCACGCTCAATCGGCGCCAGATTGCGAGCCTCGCCGGTCTTGCCCCGTTCACCCGCCAGTCGGGCCGCTGGAAGGGCAAGAGCATGATCGGCGGCGGAAGAGCCAAGCTGCGTGCCGGGCTCTACATGGCCGCTCTGTCGGCCAGCCGATACCATCCGCAGCTCAAGGTCTTCTACCGGCGCCTGGTGACCGCTGGAAAGCCCAAGATGGTCGCCCTCATCGCCGTTGCGCGCAAAGTCCTTACAACCCTCAACGCCATGCTCAGGGACCAAAAACCATGGCAACCCGCTTGA
- a CDS encoding MmcB family DNA repair protein: protein MESPARQIALVPSPDRRQSETALAIARGTARLLRSLGFSCISELPLPSGRRADLVALNERGEIWIVEIKSSLEDLRADQKWQDYRMHCDRLFFAFTQDLPCEIFPAGTGLIIADAYGAHLHCEAPEHRLSAATRKAITVRFAMAAAQRINRLVDPQGYEL, encoded by the coding sequence ATGGAATCGCCCGCCCGCCAGATCGCGCTTGTGCCCTCGCCCGACCGACGCCAGTCGGAGACCGCGCTGGCGATCGCGCGCGGGACGGCGCGGCTTCTGAGGTCGCTGGGATTTTCCTGCATCAGTGAATTGCCGCTGCCGTCCGGCCGCCGGGCCGATCTGGTCGCGCTGAATGAACGCGGCGAGATCTGGATCGTCGAGATCAAGTCATCTCTCGAGGATCTGCGCGCCGACCAGAAATGGCAGGACTACCGGATGCATTGCGACCGGTTGTTCTTCGCCTTCACGCAGGATCTGCCGTGCGAAATCTTCCCGGCCGGCACCGGCCTGATCATCGCCGACGCCTACGGTGCGCATCTGCACTGCGAGGCGCCGGAGCATCGGCTGTCGGCAGCAACCCGCAAGGCGATCACGGTGCGCTTTGCGATGGCGGCAGCGCAGCGGATCAATCGCCTGGTCGATCCGCAGGGGTATGAACTCTAA
- a CDS encoding alpha-amylase family protein, which yields MIDDLWYKNGVIYCLSVGTYMDANGDGIGDFRGLLRRLDYLHGLGITAIWLMPFQPSPCKDDGYDIADYYGVDPRYGTLGDFVEFTHGCRQRGIRVIIDLVVNHTSDQHAWFRSARSPKDSPYRDWYVWSDKKPANANTGMVFPGVQKSTWTRDKQAGAWYFHRFYDFQPDLNTSNPHVQAEILKIMGFWIQLGVSGFRMDAVPFVIATKGASVRKPVEQYDMLRSFREFLQWRQGNAIILAEANVLPETDMEYFGRDGDRMQMMFNFHVNQHLFYALASADSKPLAKALTATKPRPATAQWGLFLRNHDELDLGRLTKAQRETVFKAFGPDKSMQLYDRGIRRRLAPMLGGDRRRLELAYSLMCTLPGTPVIRYGDELGMGDNLDLPERTCARTPMQWSTEPHGGFTESDRPCVPVIDEGPYGYEHVNAAKQRRDPNSMLNWTERIIRMRKEVPEIGWGDFKVISSRNPAVLVIRYDWRNNSVLFVHNFAEKPLEISFDVGLPDDAGNHLVNLLTEDHSRADDSGRHKLLIEAYGYRWYRVGGLDYLLKRSDIDTKEPRTSR from the coding sequence GTGATCGACGACCTCTGGTACAAGAACGGCGTGATCTACTGCCTCTCCGTCGGCACCTACATGGATGCCAATGGCGACGGCATCGGCGATTTCAGGGGTCTGCTGCGCCGTCTGGATTATCTGCATGGGCTCGGCATCACTGCGATCTGGCTGATGCCGTTTCAGCCTTCGCCTTGCAAGGACGACGGCTACGACATTGCAGACTATTACGGCGTCGACCCGCGCTACGGCACGCTGGGCGATTTCGTCGAATTCACCCATGGCTGCCGGCAACGCGGCATCCGCGTGATCATTGATCTCGTCGTCAATCACACCTCGGACCAACACGCCTGGTTTCGATCAGCGCGCAGCCCAAAGGACTCGCCTTACCGCGACTGGTATGTCTGGTCGGACAAGAAGCCCGCTAATGCCAACACGGGCATGGTGTTTCCGGGGGTGCAGAAATCGACCTGGACGCGCGACAAGCAGGCAGGAGCCTGGTACTTCCATCGCTTCTACGATTTCCAGCCGGACCTCAACACGTCGAACCCGCACGTACAGGCCGAGATCCTCAAGATCATGGGGTTCTGGATCCAGCTCGGCGTCTCCGGCTTCCGCATGGACGCCGTGCCCTTCGTGATCGCAACCAAGGGCGCCTCCGTGCGCAAGCCGGTCGAGCAATACGACATGCTGCGATCGTTCCGCGAATTCCTGCAATGGCGCCAGGGTAACGCGATCATCCTCGCCGAAGCCAATGTCTTGCCCGAAACGGACATGGAGTATTTCGGGCGCGACGGCGACCGCATGCAGATGATGTTCAATTTCCACGTCAATCAGCATCTGTTCTACGCGCTGGCGTCAGCGGATTCGAAGCCATTGGCGAAAGCCTTGACGGCGACCAAGCCACGGCCCGCGACCGCACAATGGGGCCTGTTCCTGCGCAATCACGATGAACTCGATCTCGGCCGCCTCACCAAGGCCCAGCGCGAGACGGTGTTCAAGGCATTCGGTCCCGACAAGAGCATGCAGCTCTACGACCGCGGCATTCGTCGGCGCCTTGCGCCCATGCTGGGCGGCGATCGGCGGCGCCTGGAGCTCGCCTATAGCTTGATGTGCACGCTTCCCGGCACGCCCGTGATCCGCTACGGCGACGAACTCGGCATGGGCGATAATCTCGACCTGCCCGAGCGCACTTGCGCGCGCACACCGATGCAATGGTCGACCGAGCCGCATGGCGGCTTTACCGAGAGCGATCGGCCATGTGTGCCCGTGATCGACGAAGGCCCCTACGGCTATGAACACGTCAACGCCGCCAAGCAGCGACGTGACCCGAATTCGATGCTGAACTGGACCGAACGCATCATCCGCATGCGCAAGGAAGTCCCCGAGATCGGCTGGGGAGACTTCAAGGTTATCAGCAGCCGAAATCCTGCCGTCCTGGTCATTCGTTACGACTGGCGCAACAACTCGGTGCTGTTCGTGCACAATTTCGCGGAAAAGCCACTCGAGATATCGTTCGACGTTGGGCTGCCCGATGACGCCGGCAATCACCTCGTCAACCTTCTGACCGAGGATCACAGCCGCGCCGACGATAGCGGCCGTCACAAGCTTCTGATCGAAGCCTACGGCTATCGCTGGTACAGGGTCGGTGGGCTCGATTACCTGCTCAAGCGTAGCGATATCGACACCAAGGAGCCCCGTACGTCGCGTTAG
- a CDS encoding alpha-amylase family glycosyl hydrolase yields MDQDGRDWWRRGIFYQVYPRSFGDSDGDGVGDLRGIIARLPYLTRLGVDAVWLSPIFPSPMADFGYDISDYTGIDPLFGTMEDFDALVAAAHDSGLKLILDLVPNHTSDQHPWFIEAKSSRDNPKRDWYIWRDPAPDGGPPTNWLSEFGGSAWTYDEASGQYYYHAFLTQQPDLNWRNREVRDAIYDVMRFWLRKGVDGFRVDVIWHLIKDAEFRNNPPNPHYREGRPPHEKVLTQYSTDQLEVHEVITEMRRVTEEFDNRVLIGEVYLPLHRLVAYYGNDLRGAQMPFNFALLSTLWSARSVEQIIADYEKALPPGAWPNWVLGNHDRPRVASRVGPAQAPVAAMLLLTLRGTPTLYYGDEIGMHQVAIAPDEVRDPFEKNVPDIGVGRDGCRTPMQWSAERYAGFSTARPWLPLAQDFASDNVASLEAERASILNLYKALISLRRKLPQLVHGSYEPVTAHGDVLLYRRRSAEGVAVIALNFGAAPASVSSSAIGFSNEVLLSTFMDRQGEKVEGVLDLRGNEGVILGPHQDD; encoded by the coding sequence ATGGATCAGGACGGCAGGGACTGGTGGCGGCGTGGCATCTTCTATCAGGTCTATCCGCGCTCTTTCGGGGATAGCGATGGCGACGGCGTCGGCGATCTCAGGGGGATCATCGCGCGACTGCCCTATCTGACGCGGCTTGGCGTCGACGCCGTCTGGCTGTCGCCGATCTTCCCCTCGCCAATGGCCGATTTCGGTTACGACATCTCGGATTACACCGGCATCGACCCGCTGTTCGGGACGATGGAGGATTTCGACGCGCTGGTCGCGGCTGCGCACGATTCCGGCCTCAAGCTGATCCTCGACCTGGTGCCGAACCATACATCCGATCAGCATCCGTGGTTCATCGAAGCGAAGAGCTCGCGCGATAACCCGAAACGCGACTGGTACATCTGGCGCGATCCGGCGCCGGATGGCGGTCCACCGACCAACTGGCTGTCGGAGTTCGGCGGCAGCGCCTGGACGTATGACGAGGCCTCCGGCCAGTACTACTATCACGCGTTCCTGACCCAGCAGCCCGATCTGAACTGGCGCAATCGCGAGGTAAGAGATGCGATCTACGATGTGATGCGCTTCTGGCTGCGCAAGGGCGTCGACGGTTTTCGTGTCGACGTGATCTGGCACCTGATCAAGGATGCCGAATTCCGCAACAATCCGCCGAATCCGCATTATCGCGAGGGCCGGCCGCCGCATGAGAAGGTGCTGACGCAATATTCGACCGATCAACTCGAAGTGCATGAGGTCATCACCGAGATGCGCCGCGTCACCGAGGAGTTCGACAACCGCGTGCTGATCGGCGAGGTCTATCTGCCGCTGCACCGGCTGGTCGCCTATTACGGCAACGATCTGCGCGGTGCGCAGATGCCGTTCAATTTCGCGCTGCTGTCGACCTTGTGGAGCGCGCGCTCGGTCGAGCAGATCATTGCCGATTACGAAAAGGCGCTGCCGCCGGGCGCATGGCCGAACTGGGTGCTCGGCAATCACGACCGGCCGCGGGTGGCGAGCCGGGTGGGGCCTGCACAGGCACCGGTCGCCGCGATGCTGCTGCTGACGCTGCGCGGCACGCCGACGCTGTATTACGGCGACGAGATCGGCATGCACCAGGTTGCGATTGCGCCGGACGAGGTGCGTGATCCCTTCGAGAAGAACGTGCCTGATATCGGCGTCGGCCGCGACGGCTGCCGCACCCCGATGCAATGGAGCGCCGAGCGCTATGCAGGTTTCTCGACCGCCAGGCCGTGGCTGCCGCTTGCGCAGGATTTCGCAAGCGACAATGTCGCAAGCCTGGAGGCGGAGCGAGCGTCGATCCTCAACCTTTACAAGGCGCTGATCTCGTTGCGGCGAAAGCTGCCGCAGCTCGTCCATGGCAGCTATGAGCCGGTGACGGCGCACGGCGATGTCCTACTCTACCGGCGGCGCAGCGCCGAGGGCGTGGCCGTGATCGCGCTGAACTTCGGCGCGGCCCCCGCATCGGTCTCCTCCAGCGCGATCGGCTTCAGCAACGAGGTTCTGCTCTCGACCTTCATGGACCGGCAGGGCGAGAAGGTCGAAGGCGTGCTCGATCTGCGCGGCAATGAGGGCGTGATCCTCGGGCCGCATCAGGACGACTAA
- a CDS encoding RMD1 family protein: protein MTQAPNSPLGGPRTTARAFFVADRINTSGLERGDVLATTPLAFRVNDNGVAILFRYGVVVLIGLNALEEDEFLRSLQSRMTGLFTRREEEIAIIELAAEKEDQIPPGGPIYLQSLSPERLILVGEALAKSVVLARHEREVRAVFDTTEPLARELAKGGQVHGGRVAILKHIGNALLVRHRVAGPVEVSEKPDILWDKPHLERLYARLEDEYELKERAESLNRKLAVVAETAQVLTDIIDTSRSLRLELIIVFLILFEVLITIYQLAIARH, encoded by the coding sequence ATGACCCAAGCCCCCAATTCACCGCTCGGCGGACCCCGGACCACCGCCCGCGCCTTCTTCGTCGCGGACCGCATCAACACGTCCGGCCTCGAGCGCGGCGACGTGCTGGCCACGACGCCGCTGGCGTTTCGTGTCAATGACAATGGTGTGGCGATCCTGTTCCGCTATGGCGTCGTCGTTCTGATCGGTCTCAACGCGCTGGAGGAGGATGAATTCCTGCGCAGCCTGCAGTCGCGCATGACCGGATTATTCACGCGGCGCGAGGAGGAGATCGCGATCATCGAGCTCGCGGCCGAGAAGGAGGACCAGATTCCGCCGGGCGGCCCGATCTATCTGCAAAGCCTGTCGCCGGAGCGGCTGATCCTGGTCGGCGAGGCGCTGGCCAAGAGCGTGGTGCTGGCGCGGCATGAGCGTGAGGTCCGGGCCGTCTTCGACACGACCGAGCCTTTGGCGCGCGAGCTTGCGAAGGGCGGCCAGGTCCATGGCGGCCGCGTCGCGATCCTCAAGCACATCGGCAACGCGCTGTTGGTGCGGCATCGCGTGGCCGGACCGGTCGAAGTGTCGGAGAAGCCCGACATCCTCTGGGACAAGCCGCATCTCGAGCGGCTCTATGCCCGGCTCGAGGACGAGTACGAATTGAAGGAGCGTGCGGAATCGCTGAACCGCAAACTCGCAGTCGTGGCTGAAACCGCGCAGGTGCTGACCGATATCATCGACACCAGCCGCTCGCTGCGGCTGGAGCTGATCATCGTCTTCCTGATCCTGTTCGAGGTGCTGATCACGATCTATCAGCTAGCGATCGCCCGCCACTGA
- a CDS encoding MBL fold metallo-hydrolase: MNETTDTKPKAGAIIVPVTLFEQNCTIIWHEPTKKAVVIDPGGDVPKIQAAIEQTGVTVEKIWLTHGHIDHVGGAAELRDALQVKIEGPHIADKYLLDNVVSSGERFGMTGVRNFGPDRWLDEGDQVSIGDLTFDILHCPGHSPGSVVFFNKELRFAHVGDVLFAGSVGRTDLPGGSHPTLIQSIKQKLLPLGDDVGFICGHGAGSSIGQERMTNPFLTGEM, from the coding sequence ATGAACGAGACAACCGATACCAAACCGAAGGCCGGAGCGATCATCGTGCCGGTGACGCTGTTCGAGCAGAACTGCACCATCATCTGGCACGAGCCGACCAAGAAGGCCGTGGTGATCGACCCTGGCGGCGACGTGCCGAAGATCCAGGCCGCGATCGAGCAGACCGGCGTGACGGTCGAGAAGATCTGGCTGACCCACGGCCATATCGACCATGTCGGCGGCGCCGCCGAATTGCGCGACGCGCTGCAGGTCAAGATCGAAGGCCCGCATATTGCGGACAAATATCTGCTCGACAACGTCGTCTCGAGCGGCGAGCGCTTCGGCATGACCGGGGTGCGCAATTTCGGGCCGGATCGCTGGCTCGACGAGGGCGATCAGGTCTCGATCGGCGACCTCACCTTCGACATCCTGCACTGCCCCGGCCATTCGCCGGGCAGCGTGGTTTTCTTCAACAAGGAGCTGCGCTTCGCCCATGTCGGCGACGTGCTGTTTGCCGGCTCGGTCGGGCGCACCGACCTGCCGGGCGGCAGCCATCCGACGCTGATTCAATCGATCAAGCAGAAGCTGCTGCCGCTCGGCGACGATGTCGGCTTCATCTGCGGCCACGGCGCGGGATCGAGCATCGGCCAGGAGCGGATGACGAACCCGTTCCTGACCGGCGAGATGTAA
- a CDS encoding PHB depolymerase family esterase, which yields MSLVNNVEFLRHLPKMNAFSGLGALAPAVPTPLVETTEFGVNPGDLKMFSFVPPQLARSPALVVVLHGCGQTAASYDLGAGWSTLAKHYGFALLMPEQQAVNNGNTCFNWFNPQDIARGQGEACSIRQMIAHMAGAHQIDPRRIYVTGLSAGGAMASVMLATYPDVFAAGAIIAGLPFGVATDLREALHAMMHASALSAPELGGFVRNASTHDGAWPRLSVWHGSADRTVHPGNADAIVRQWLDVHGLPLAAMSKADVDGHPREVWWNVDGETLVESFSITDMAHGTPLGLADNDERYGVEGAFLIEAGISSSYHIASFFGLTDKVRQPHIAPTGIPRERADTISMTIPVPAAEPEAVSGRKSDRPRKRRSKGVDVGAVITRALTAAGLMK from the coding sequence TTGTCCCTGGTCAACAACGTCGAATTTTTGCGTCATCTGCCCAAGATGAACGCGTTTAGCGGTCTCGGCGCGCTTGCGCCGGCCGTGCCGACGCCGCTCGTCGAGACGACCGAATTCGGCGTCAACCCCGGCGATCTGAAGATGTTCTCGTTCGTGCCCCCGCAGCTTGCGCGGTCGCCCGCGCTCGTCGTGGTGCTGCATGGCTGCGGCCAGACGGCTGCGTCCTATGATCTCGGCGCCGGCTGGTCGACATTGGCGAAGCATTACGGCTTTGCGTTGCTGATGCCTGAGCAGCAGGCCGTCAACAACGGCAACACCTGCTTCAACTGGTTCAATCCGCAGGACATCGCGCGCGGGCAGGGTGAAGCCTGTTCGATCCGGCAGATGATCGCGCACATGGCCGGCGCGCATCAGATCGATCCGCGCCGCATCTATGTGACGGGACTGTCCGCCGGCGGCGCGATGGCCTCGGTCATGCTCGCGACCTATCCGGATGTGTTCGCGGCCGGCGCCATCATTGCCGGCCTGCCGTTCGGCGTCGCCACCGATCTGCGCGAAGCGCTGCATGCGATGATGCATGCGAGCGCACTGTCCGCGCCCGAACTCGGCGGTTTCGTCCGCAACGCGTCCACGCATGACGGCGCATGGCCGAGGCTTTCGGTGTGGCATGGCAGCGCCGACCGCACCGTACATCCCGGCAATGCCGATGCGATCGTCCGGCAGTGGCTCGACGTTCACGGCCTGCCGCTGGCGGCAATGTCGAAGGCGGATGTCGACGGCCATCCGCGCGAGGTCTGGTGGAATGTCGATGGCGAAACGCTGGTCGAATCCTTCAGCATCACCGACATGGCGCATGGCACGCCGCTCGGGTTGGCCGACAATGACGAGCGCTATGGCGTGGAGGGCGCGTTCCTGATCGAGGCCGGGATCTCCTCGTCGTATCACATCGCGAGCTTCTTCGGCCTGACCGACAAGGTCCGTCAGCCGCATATTGCTCCGACCGGAATCCCGCGCGAGCGCGCTGACACGATCTCGATGACGATCCCGGTGCCTGCGGCCGAGCCCGAGGCAGTATCCGGCCGCAAGAGCGACCGGCCGCGCAAGCGACGGAGCAAGGGTGTCGACGTCGGCGCCGTCATCACGCGGGCGCTGACCGCCGCAGGCCTGATGAAGTAA